A genomic window from Fusarium verticillioides 7600 chromosome 5, whole genome shotgun sequence includes:
- a CDS encoding glucose 1-dehydrogenase: MLMPAGLLANKSAIITGGTTGIGRAICLEFLRQGANVVVNHLGLEKDKPHLDSLIAEADAIRKASSTAGLLDHQPGDVRDPATATELVKKAVEHSPKKRLDVCVSNAGICTFADFLTLEPDLLYSTVRTNLDGAFYITQAAARQMALNQEPKGGSIIGVSSISALVGGGQQTHYTPTKAGVLSLMQSTACALGEHNIRCNALLPGTIRTQLNDADLADDAKRTYMEGRIPLGRTGSPSDMAGPAVFLACPELSGYVTGAQLLVDGGLFVNLQ, from the coding sequence ATGTTGATGCCAGCGGGTCTTCTCGCCAACAAGAGTGCCATCATCACAGGCGGCACAACCGGCATCGGCCGTGCCATCTGTCTCGAATTCCTGCGACAAGGTGCAAATGTTGTAGTCAATCATCTAGGCCTCGAGAAGGATAAACCTCATCTCGACTCTCTCATCGCCGAGGCTGACGCTATCCGCAAAGCATCATCCACAGCTGGCCTTCTCGATCATCAACCAGGCGACGTTCGCGATCCTGCAACCGCAACAGAactggtcaagaaggccgtCGAGCACTCTCCCAAGAAGCGGCTTGACGTGTGTGTGTCAAATGCTGGTATTTGCACTTTTGCCGATTTCCTGACGCTCGAGCCGGATCTGCTGTATTCAACAGTGAGAACAAACTTGGATGGTGCCTTTTACATTACCCAAGCCGCCGCCAGGCAGATGGCTCTCAACCAGGAACCTAAGGGAGGGAGTATCATAGGCGtttcctccatctcggcTCTTGTCGGAGGTGGCCAGCAGACACATTACACTCCTACCAAAGCAGGAGTTCTGAGCTTGATGCAAAGCACAGCATGCGCATTGGGAGAGCATAACATCCGGTGCAATGCTCTTCTCCCTGGCACCATCCGCACGCAGCTGAACGATGCTGACCTGGCTGATGATGCGAAGAGAACTTACATGGAAGGTCGTATCCCGCTGGGAAGGACAGGCTCACCCTCTGACATGGCTGGTCCGGCTGTCTTCCTGGCTTGTCCAGAGTTGAGCGGATACGTGACGGGCGCACAGCTTCTCGTCGACGGTGGACTCTTCGTCAACCTTCAgtga